In a genomic window of Candidatus Competibacteraceae bacterium:
- a CDS encoding acyl-CoA dehydrogenase family protein: MSAPTQNPAEQLQQAALALDTVQKALDCSLADVKERSQKADGKISAALLDHHQLVSYDLALSCAEVTGARFGLDYARRARAAAGGGSASELILEERFALLFAAEALQAVRNRLSARPTDFGLDDAWLSKTVDDPKVRQFCQAQLPAAHVAELGQLMRAQDGVTGAYLLDDHHEMMREQFRRVAEEVVMPLAEEVHRHDLDIPDAILEQVKDMGCFGISIPERFGGIQSDEQEDNLGMIVVTEELTRGSLGAAGSLITRPEILSKALLKGGTEEQKNKWLPQLASGELLCAVAVTEPNYGSDVANMRLKATKTEGGWLLNGAKTWCTFGGKAGVLLILARTNPDISLGHRGLSMFLLEKPSTPGHTINFTQEGGGKLTGKAISTIGYRGMHSFDLFFDNIFVPDENMLGGPKGEGKGFYFTMAGFSGGRIQTAARAIGIMQAAYEKALSYSQERMVFGYPIGDYQLTQIKLARMATYLAIGRQFTYSVGRLMDEGKGDMEASMVKFFTCKTAEWVTREALQIHGGMGYAEETPVSRYFIDARVLSIFEGAEETLALKVIARSLVDNAKSKAEVGG, translated from the coding sequence ATGTCCGCACCGACCCAGAATCCGGCAGAACAATTACAACAGGCCGCGCTGGCGCTGGATACCGTCCAGAAGGCGCTCGATTGTTCCCTGGCGGACGTGAAAGAACGCTCACAGAAGGCCGACGGTAAAATTTCCGCCGCGCTGCTCGACCATCACCAACTCGTCAGCTATGACTTGGCGCTGTCTTGTGCTGAAGTGACCGGCGCGCGTTTCGGGCTGGATTACGCCAGGCGGGCGCGGGCGGCGGCGGGCGGCGGTTCGGCCAGTGAACTGATACTGGAAGAACGGTTTGCCCTGCTGTTTGCCGCCGAAGCGTTGCAAGCGGTGCGCAATCGCCTGAGCGCCCGCCCCACCGATTTCGGGCTGGATGACGCCTGGTTGAGTAAAACGGTGGACGATCCCAAGGTTCGGCAGTTCTGCCAAGCGCAATTGCCAGCGGCCCATGTGGCTGAACTCGGTCAGTTGATGCGGGCGCAGGACGGCGTGACCGGCGCTTATCTGCTGGATGATCATCACGAGATGATGCGCGAGCAATTCCGCCGGGTGGCGGAGGAAGTGGTGATGCCACTGGCCGAGGAAGTCCACCGCCACGACCTGGACATCCCCGATGCTATTTTGGAGCAGGTCAAGGATATGGGTTGCTTTGGCATCTCCATCCCGGAACGCTTCGGCGGCATCCAAAGCGACGAGCAGGAAGACAACCTCGGCATGATCGTGGTGACCGAGGAACTGACCCGTGGTTCGCTGGGTGCGGCGGGCAGCCTGATCACCCGGCCGGAAATTCTGTCCAAGGCATTGCTCAAAGGTGGCACTGAGGAGCAAAAGAATAAATGGCTGCCGCAATTGGCCTCCGGCGAGTTGCTGTGCGCGGTGGCCGTAACCGAGCCGAACTACGGCTCCGATGTCGCCAACATGCGTTTGAAAGCCACCAAGACTGAAGGTGGCTGGCTGCTGAACGGGGCCAAGACCTGGTGCACTTTCGGCGGCAAGGCGGGCGTGTTGCTGATTCTGGCTCGCACGAATCCCGACATCTCGCTGGGCCATCGTGGCTTGTCGATGTTCCTGCTGGAAAAACCCAGCACCCCCGGCCACACCATCAATTTCACCCAGGAAGGCGGCGGCAAGCTCACCGGTAAGGCGATTTCCACCATCGGCTATCGCGGAATGCACTCGTTCGACCTGTTCTTCGACAATATCTTCGTGCCGGATGAGAACATGCTGGGCGGGCCGAAAGGCGAGGGCAAAGGCTTCTACTTTACGATGGCCGGATTTTCCGGCGGCCGGATTCAGACCGCCGCCCGCGCCATCGGCATCATGCAGGCCGCCTATGAGAAAGCCTTAAGCTATTCCCAGGAGCGGATGGTGTTCGGCTATCCCATCGGCGACTATCAACTGACCCAGATCAAACTGGCGCGGATGGCGACTTATCTCGCCATCGGCCGCCAGTTCACCTATTCCGTGGGTCGGCTAATGGACGAGGGCAAGGGCGACATGGAAGCCAGCATGGTCAAATTCTTTACCTGCAAGACCGCCGAATGGGTGACCCGCGAGGCGTTGCAGATTCATGGCGGCATGGGCTACGCCGAGGAAACCCCGGTCAGCCGCTATTTCATCGACGCGCGGGTGCTGTCGATTTTCGAGGGGGCGGAAGAAACCCTGGCGCTGAAGGTCATTGCCCGTTCTCTGGTGGACAACGCCAAATCCAAAGCTGAAGTGGGAGGTTGA
- a CDS encoding DUF3301 domain-containing protein: MSFSFLISFLAVSGIGLWFWRDSLGAREQARVASARACQQNGVQLLDDTVALERLWLRRDDGRLKLERLYVFEFTDTGQNRQIGSVLLVGWRVEVLQMEGGDLLLP; encoded by the coding sequence ATGAGCTTCTCTTTTCTCATCAGCTTCCTGGCGGTATCGGGTATCGGCCTGTGGTTCTGGCGGGACAGCCTCGGCGCCCGCGAACAAGCCCGCGTCGCCAGCGCGCGCGCCTGCCAGCAAAACGGCGTGCAACTGCTGGACGATACCGTGGCGCTGGAACGGCTCTGGTTGCGTCGCGACGACGGTCGGTTGAAGCTGGAACGGCTGTATGTGTTCGAGTTCACCGATACCGGGCAGAACCGCCAAATCGGCAGCGTGTTATTGGTCGGCTGGCGCGTTGAAGTGCTGCAAATGGAAGGCGGCGATTTGCTGCTGCCCTAA
- a CDS encoding protein meaA produces MSNPKRDKPWLMRTYSGHSSAKASNELYRTNLSKGQTGLSVAFDLPTQTGYDSDHPLARGEVGKVGVPIGNIGDMEALFDQIPLGQMNTSMTINATAAWLLSLYVATAERQGAKPAQLQGTTQNDILKEYLSRGTYIFPPSPSVRLTTDIIAYTVKNIPKWNPTNICSYHLQEAGATPTQELAYALSTAIAVMDAVRDSGQIGADGFEQVVGRISFFVNAGIRFIEETCKLRAFGEMWDTMTQQRYGAQSEEMRRFRYGVQVNSLGLTEAQPENNVQRIVLEMLGVSLSKRARARAIQLPAWNEALGLPRPWDQQWALRMQQVLAFETDLLEYGDIFDGSPVIAAKVKSLIDGATAEMARVQEQGGMVQAIESGYVKRQLVTSHTERMRAIERGDLKIIGLNCYQETEESPLTGGKDSGIMKVDPRAEREQIERLNAFRAQRNAAEVKAALANLAETARSGANIMPASILCAHAGVTTGEWSQTLRDIFGEYRAPTGIDIPANDDARSARAVAIRTQVSKTGEEMGRPLRLLIGKPGLDGHSNGAEQIAVKGRDVGFEIVYEGIRLTPEQIAKAALEEGVHLIGLSVLSGSHLEMVEDVFNQLDKVGLKELPVVIGGIIPESDAKQLKERGIAAVYTPKDIDMNGIMVDILNLIRKANELKPVAVV; encoded by the coding sequence ATGTCCAACCCTAAACGCGACAAACCCTGGCTGATGCGGACGTATTCCGGCCATTCTTCCGCCAAGGCATCCAACGAGTTGTACCGCACCAACCTCAGCAAAGGCCAAACCGGCCTGTCGGTGGCCTTCGACCTGCCGACCCAGACTGGTTATGACTCGGATCATCCGCTAGCCCGTGGTGAAGTCGGCAAGGTCGGCGTGCCGATTGGTAACATCGGCGACATGGAAGCGTTGTTCGACCAGATTCCGCTGGGTCAGATGAACACCTCTATGACGATCAACGCCACCGCCGCTTGGCTGTTGTCGTTGTACGTCGCCACTGCCGAGCGCCAGGGTGCGAAACCGGCGCAACTGCAAGGCACCACCCAAAACGATATCCTCAAGGAATACCTGTCGCGCGGCACCTACATCTTCCCGCCGTCGCCCTCGGTGCGGTTGACCACCGACATCATCGCCTACACCGTCAAGAACATTCCCAAGTGGAACCCAACCAACATTTGTAGCTACCATTTGCAGGAAGCGGGCGCGACCCCGACCCAAGAATTGGCCTATGCGCTGTCCACCGCCATCGCGGTCATGGACGCAGTGCGCGATTCCGGCCAAATCGGCGCGGATGGCTTCGAGCAGGTGGTCGGACGGATTTCCTTCTTCGTCAACGCCGGGATTCGGTTTATCGAGGAAACCTGCAAACTGCGGGCCTTCGGCGAGATGTGGGACACGATGACCCAGCAACGCTACGGCGCGCAAAGCGAGGAAATGCGCCGCTTCCGCTACGGGGTGCAGGTCAACTCTCTAGGTCTGACTGAAGCGCAGCCGGAAAACAACGTTCAACGCATCGTGCTGGAAATGCTCGGCGTGTCGCTGTCCAAACGCGCCCGCGCCCGCGCCATTCAGCTACCGGCTTGGAACGAGGCACTGGGTCTGCCCCGGCCCTGGGATCAGCAATGGGCGTTGCGGATGCAGCAGGTCTTAGCGTTTGAAACCGATTTGCTGGAATACGGCGACATCTTCGACGGCTCGCCGGTGATTGCGGCCAAGGTCAAATCGCTGATCGACGGCGCGACGGCGGAAATGGCGCGGGTGCAGGAGCAGGGCGGCATGGTGCAAGCCATCGAATCCGGCTACGTCAAGCGGCAACTGGTCACCAGCCACACCGAGCGGATGCGGGCTATCGAACGCGGCGATTTGAAGATCATCGGCCTGAATTGCTATCAGGAAACCGAGGAATCGCCGCTGACCGGCGGCAAGGACAGCGGCATCATGAAGGTCGATCCCCGCGCCGAACGCGAGCAGATCGAGCGGCTCAACGCCTTCCGTGCCCAGCGCAACGCCGCCGAAGTGAAAGCGGCGTTGGCCAATCTGGCCGAAACCGCCCGCAGCGGGGCCAACATCATGCCCGCCTCGATTCTGTGCGCCCACGCGGGCGTTACCACCGGCGAGTGGTCGCAGACCCTGCGTGACATTTTCGGCGAATACCGCGCCCCGACCGGCATCGACATTCCCGCCAACGACGATGCCCGTAGTGCGCGGGCGGTGGCGATTCGCACCCAGGTCAGCAAGACTGGCGAAGAAATGGGTCGGCCGTTGCGGCTGCTCATCGGCAAGCCCGGTCTGGACGGCCACAGCAACGGTGCCGAGCAAATCGCGGTCAAAGGGCGCGATGTCGGCTTCGAGATCGTCTACGAAGGTATCCGCCTGACCCCGGAACAAATCGCTAAGGCGGCGCTGGAAGAAGGCGTGCATCTGATCGGTTTGTCGGTGCTGTCCGGCAGCCATCTGGAAATGGTCGAGGATGTGTTCAATCAACTGGATAAAGTCGGCTTGAAGGAGTTGCCGGTGGTCATCGGCGGCATCATCCCGGAAAGCGACGCCAAGCAGTTGAAGGAACGCGGCATCGCTGCCGTCTACACGCCCAAGGACATCGATATGAACGGCATCATGGTCGATATCCTCAACCTGATTCGCAAAGCCAATGAGCTAAAGCCCGTCGCGGTGGTTTGA
- a CDS encoding DUF4062 domain-containing protein, producing MERGKLIKINDDLQPEYDLHSLRLRKVGPRRKNFGEKVSTIKYQIFISSTYEDLKQERDEVIKAILEMGHIPVGMEMFSAADEEQWKLIARQIDQSDYYIVIVAHRYGSVTGKKSYTEKEHDYAVKQGIPAIAFIIDDSASWPIDRIESDVKKIESLKKFKQKLKGKLVGFWASKEDLGGKVSRSLVKLITTNPRPGWVRTTETIGPEVVSEMSRLSSENARLADKNAQLEKMLEENIKIANQYFSQGGSKIDLEYIYHIGQETYESKFSIDWDGLFIRIAEGLLENTTEYNARSIINKLIYSKIIQENEKKITSLNIKENEILKIKIQFIALGYIDIQIVTVPTIANGSSSSRRGSQHPHWILTILGKEKLAELVAIREDKNLSLEE from the coding sequence ATGGAGAGGGGAAAATTAATTAAAATTAATGATGATCTTCAGCCAGAATATGATTTGCACAGCTTGCGATTGAGAAAGGTCGGGCCTCGTCGTAAAAATTTTGGAGAAAAAGTGTCAACAATAAAATATCAGATATTTATTAGTTCGACATACGAGGATTTGAAGCAAGAAAGAGATGAAGTAATCAAAGCTATCCTTGAAATGGGACATATTCCTGTCGGCATGGAGATGTTCAGTGCTGCTGATGAGGAGCAGTGGAAGTTAATTGCCAGACAGATTGACCAAAGTGATTATTATATTGTTATTGTTGCACATAGGTATGGCTCAGTTACTGGTAAAAAAAGCTATACAGAGAAAGAGCATGATTATGCCGTAAAACAAGGCATTCCGGCAATCGCTTTCATTATAGATGACTCTGCATCTTGGCCTATAGATCGTATAGAGTCAGATGTTAAGAAAATAGAATCTCTTAAAAAATTCAAGCAGAAACTTAAGGGTAAGTTAGTTGGATTTTGGGCATCCAAAGAAGATTTAGGGGGCAAAGTATCACGATCTTTAGTAAAGTTGATCACAACTAACCCGCGTCCAGGATGGGTTAGAACCACTGAAACTATTGGGCCGGAAGTAGTTAGTGAGATGTCGCGGCTAAGTAGTGAAAATGCTCGCCTTGCTGATAAAAATGCACAGCTCGAAAAAATGCTAGAAGAAAATATAAAAATAGCAAATCAATATTTCTCTCAGGGAGGAAGCAAGATCGATTTAGAGTACATCTATCATATAGGCCAAGAAACGTATGAAAGTAAATTTAGTATAGATTGGGATGGTTTGTTCATAAGAATTGCTGAAGGACTCTTGGAGAATACTACTGAGTACAATGCTAGAAGTATAATAAATAAACTAATTTATTCTAAAATAATACAAGAGAATGAAAAAAAGATTACTTCATTAAATATTAAAGAAAATGAAATTTTAAAAATAAAAATCCAATTTATAGCTTTAGGATATATTGATATTCAAATAGTTACAGTACCTACTATTGCTAATGGTTCCTCTTCTAGCAGGCGAGGTTCACAACATCCCCATTGGATTCTTACTATCTTAGGCAAGGAAAAGCTTGCCGAGTTAGTGGCTATTCGTGAAGATAAAAATCTGAGCCTAGAAGAATAA
- the meaB gene encoding methylmalonyl Co-A mutase-associated GTPase MeaB — protein sequence MSLALPAPEALAAAVSRRDRLALARALNLLDDRRPAARQCAAAFLDALPPDKLDAGGHLIGITGPPGAGKSSLTAALIQVWRQRGLKVAILAVDPSSPITGGALLGDRLRMHASGADREVFIRSLACRGEFGGLSAEVWPMSLAMLAVFDIVLVETVGVGQKEIDVSKMTDTTCFVAQPASGDSIQFLKAGIMEVPHVIVVNKEDIGMAARKTLSELKNTLRRQMDPEGWQVPALSASAALGSGIDKLADALEQHRLWLLGQQQFTARRQRCQAEWLVKHLREEFGRYGLGLLGGEETLFSELAEAPRRSPIAEYERLRERVMQALKTRS from the coding sequence ATGAGCTTGGCTCTGCCCGCACCGGAGGCGCTGGCCGCCGCCGTCAGCCGCCGCGACCGGCTGGCGCTGGCCCGTGCACTCAACCTGCTGGACGACCGCCGTCCAGCCGCTCGGCAGTGCGCGGCGGCGTTTCTGGATGCGCTGCCGCCGGACAAGTTGGACGCTGGCGGCCATCTGATCGGTATCACCGGCCCGCCGGGCGCGGGCAAATCCTCGCTGACCGCTGCGTTAATTCAGGTCTGGCGGCAGCGGGGCTTGAAGGTGGCGATTCTGGCGGTCGATCCGTCCAGCCCGATTACCGGCGGTGCGCTGCTCGGCGACCGGCTGCGGATGCACGCCAGCGGCGCGGATCGGGAGGTGTTCATACGCTCGCTGGCTTGTCGCGGTGAGTTCGGCGGTTTGAGCGCCGAGGTCTGGCCGATGAGCCTAGCGATGCTGGCGGTGTTTGACATCGTGCTGGTGGAAACCGTCGGCGTCGGTCAGAAGGAAATTGACGTATCCAAAATGACTGACACCACCTGTTTCGTGGCGCAACCGGCGTCGGGCGATAGCATCCAGTTTTTGAAAGCGGGCATCATGGAAGTGCCGCACGTCATCGTCGTCAACAAGGAAGACATTGGTATGGCGGCGCGCAAGACCTTATCGGAATTAAAAAATACCCTGCGGCGGCAAATGGACCCGGAAGGCTGGCAGGTTCCAGCTTTATCGGCCAGCGCTGCGCTCGGCAGCGGGATTGATAAGCTGGCCGATGCGCTGGAGCAGCACCGGCTATGGCTGCTGGGACAGCAGCAGTTCACCGCCCGCCGCCAGCGCTGTCAGGCGGAATGGCTGGTCAAGCATCTGCGCGAAGAGTTTGGTCGTTACGGCCTCGGCCTACTCGGCGGCGAGGAGACGCTGTTTAGCGAACTGGCCGAAGCGCCGCGCCGTTCGCCGATTGCGGAATATGAACGTTTGCGCGAGCGGGTGATGCAGGCTCTCAAAACACGATCTTAA
- a CDS encoding MaoC family dehydratase yields the protein MSFSMRLSEQAEVAGSVTVNVEWARRPQYGRYLDEFVPGQVFVHPRGYTFERGPMLDFARVFMQCNPLYLNVEYAKAHGFPDLPASPQMVFNVTLSLGVHNDSEKAIANLGYYNVQFLRPVYPGDTLRGYTQVVDRKARGEDKPGIVLIRTLSVNQHNQVVLQYERKIMVGYRGNRLPTTPAPTTPVDFPWVEHPVVDIPLNAGGYPSQLTGPNTYFEDFSLGDLIVHTNGRTITDEHMYWTYLVGNTHPLHFDRVYSTGLSGKMSGDPIVYGGLVFAWLEGLASRDVSENAVWELGFTEGYHTQPSISGDTVAALSRVVATETVPNNDAVGIVTFQFIGVKNISAAAALETYGADLFIKENDKQKLSKEKLSNKIFEIERRLLIKRRTA from the coding sequence ATGAGTTTTTCGATGCGTTTGAGCGAGCAGGCGGAAGTCGCTGGTTCCGTTACGGTCAACGTGGAATGGGCGCGGCGGCCGCAATACGGGCGCTATCTGGATGAGTTCGTACCGGGGCAGGTGTTCGTCCACCCACGTGGCTACACCTTCGAGCGTGGCCCGATGCTGGATTTCGCCCGCGTATTCATGCAATGCAATCCATTGTATTTGAACGTTGAATATGCCAAGGCCCACGGCTTCCCCGACCTGCCCGCCAGCCCGCAGATGGTGTTCAACGTCACGCTGTCGCTGGGCGTGCACAACGATTCTGAAAAAGCGATTGCCAATCTCGGTTATTACAACGTGCAATTCCTGCGGCCGGTGTATCCGGGCGACACCCTGCGCGGTTATACCCAGGTGGTGGATCGCAAGGCGCGTGGCGAGGATAAACCTGGCATCGTGCTGATTCGCACCCTGAGCGTGAACCAGCACAATCAGGTGGTGCTGCAATACGAGCGCAAGATCATGGTCGGTTATCGCGGCAATCGGTTGCCGACCACCCCCGCGCCGACCACCCCGGTCGATTTCCCGTGGGTCGAGCATCCGGTGGTGGATATTCCGCTCAATGCGGGCGGCTATCCCAGCCAGTTGACCGGCCCCAATACCTATTTCGAGGATTTCTCGCTCGGCGATCTGATCGTCCACACCAACGGCCGCACCATCACCGACGAGCACATGTATTGGACCTATCTGGTCGGCAACACCCATCCCTTGCATTTTGATCGGGTCTATAGCACCGGTCTGTCGGGCAAGATGAGCGGCGATCCAATTGTCTATGGCGGCTTGGTATTCGCTTGGCTGGAAGGCTTGGCCAGCCGCGATGTCAGCGAAAATGCGGTGTGGGAATTGGGCTTCACCGAGGGTTATCACACCCAGCCGTCGATCTCCGGCGATACGGTGGCGGCGCTCTCACGAGTGGTGGCGACCGAGACCGTGCCGAATAACGATGCGGTCGGTATCGTGACTTTCCAGTTCATCGGCGTGAAGAACATTAGCGCCGCTGCTGCATTGGAAACGTATGGCGCGGATTTGTTTATCAAGGAGAACGATAAGCAGAAGTTGAGTAAGGAGAAGCTGAGCAACAAGATTTTTGAGATTGAACGGCGGCTGCTGATTAAGCGGCGTACGGCGTGA
- the ccrA gene encoding crotonyl-CoA carboxylase/reductase produces MAKELYNLGEQPPLGVVPKKMHAWLIRAERFGKPTEAFKQEVVDVPPIADDEVLVYVMAAGINYNNVWAGLGIPVNVIGARNKAGEKEDFHIGGSDASGIVYKIGKDVTHVKVGDEVVVHCGTWDRNCEWVKSGGDPMYSPSFRIWGYETNYGSFAQFTKVQAQQCMPKPKHMNWEEASAYVLVAATAWRMLHGWGKNAVKKGDVVLVWGGAGGLGSMAIQIVKAAGGTAIAMVSGEDKFDYCMKLGAKGCINRNEFEHWGMLPHWKDNVGYAKWLKGVRAFGAKIWEVLGEKRAPNLVFEHPGETTIPTSIFVCDTGGMVVVCAGTTGYNATVDLRYLWMRQKRLQGSHFANAEQSYQMNELAVRGLLDPCLSRAFTYEELPVAHQLMHDNKHPHGNMAVLIGATEFGLGASGKPPVKLEHPTLPKGDVHNTPHPYPMSEPLPGVAEAEAIKISDDGTKVKDLMHRGIISCAPSDTVGQVAKVMVDNEIHAVVVMDGGKAVGVVSQTDMVLARQGRTSEQARAMKAADIMTPGCATCDANILLSEAVSLMTGRRMHRLVVTENDQPTGVISMTDVVRKIIGE; encoded by the coding sequence ATGGCCAAAGAACTCTATAACCTTGGCGAACAACCCCCCTTAGGCGTTGTCCCCAAAAAAATGCACGCCTGGCTGATTCGCGCCGAGCGCTTCGGCAAGCCGACCGAAGCCTTCAAGCAGGAAGTGGTGGACGTGCCGCCGATTGCCGATGACGAAGTGCTGGTCTACGTGATGGCGGCGGGCATCAACTACAACAACGTCTGGGCCGGGCTAGGTATTCCGGTCAACGTCATCGGTGCGCGCAACAAGGCCGGGGAGAAGGAAGATTTCCACATCGGCGGCAGCGACGCCTCCGGCATCGTTTACAAAATCGGCAAGGACGTGACCCACGTCAAGGTCGGCGATGAAGTGGTCGTCCACTGCGGCACCTGGGATCGCAACTGCGAATGGGTCAAGAGCGGCGGTGACCCGATGTATTCGCCCAGCTTCCGTATCTGGGGCTACGAGACCAACTACGGTAGTTTCGCCCAATTTACCAAAGTGCAGGCCCAGCAATGTATGCCCAAGCCCAAGCACATGAACTGGGAAGAAGCCTCGGCCTACGTGCTGGTCGCGGCCACCGCGTGGCGGATGCTGCACGGCTGGGGCAAGAACGCGGTCAAAAAGGGCGATGTAGTATTGGTCTGGGGCGGCGCGGGCGGCCTCGGTTCAATGGCAATTCAGATCGTCAAGGCAGCCGGTGGCACGGCGATTGCGATGGTGTCCGGCGAAGATAAGTTCGACTATTGCATGAAGTTGGGCGCGAAAGGCTGCATCAACCGCAACGAATTCGAGCACTGGGGCATGTTGCCACACTGGAAGGATAACGTCGGCTACGCCAAGTGGCTGAAGGGGGTGCGGGCATTCGGGGCCAAGATTTGGGAGGTGCTGGGCGAGAAACGCGCTCCCAATCTCGTGTTCGAGCATCCCGGCGAAACCACCATCCCGACCTCGATTTTCGTTTGCGACACCGGCGGCATGGTGGTGGTCTGCGCGGGGACGACGGGCTATAACGCCACCGTCGATCTGCGCTATCTGTGGATGCGCCAAAAGCGCTTGCAAGGTTCGCACTTCGCCAACGCCGAACAGTCCTATCAGATGAACGAACTGGCAGTGCGCGGTCTGCTTGATCCGTGTCTGTCGCGGGCCTTCACCTACGAAGAACTGCCGGTAGCGCACCAACTGATGCACGACAACAAACACCCGCACGGCAACATGGCGGTGCTGATTGGCGCGACCGAATTTGGCCTGGGGGCCAGCGGCAAACCGCCGGTCAAACTGGAGCATCCCACGCTACCGAAGGGCGATGTGCACAATACCCCGCATCCGTACCCAATGTCCGAGCCGTTGCCGGGCGTGGCTGAAGCCGAAGCCATCAAGATCAGCGACGACGGCACCAAGGTCAAAGACCTCATGCACCGTGGCATCATTTCTTGTGCACCGAGCGATACGGTAGGTCAAGTGGCCAAGGTGATGGTGGACAACGAAATCCACGCGGTGGTGGTCATGGACGGCGGCAAGGCGGTTGGGGTGGTCTCGCAAACCGACATGGTGTTGGCGCGGCAAGGCCGTACCTCCGAACAAGCGCGGGCGATGAAGGCCGCAGACATCATGACCCCCGGTTGCGCTACCTGCGACGCCAATATTCTGTTGAGCGAAGCGGTGAGCCTGATGACCGGACGGCGGATGCACCGCTTGGTGGTGACCGAAAACGATCAGCCTACCGGCGTGATCTCTATGACCGATGTGGTGAGAAAAATTATCGGCGAGTAA
- a CDS encoding glycine zipper 2TM domain-containing protein, producing the protein MKALKTMAVVVMLASGLMLGGGCASSLSGGAYSRAQARGVQEVRLGYVESVRDVLIEGTQSGVGTMGGAALGGLAGSNLGKGNGRAAGAIGGAIVGGLVGSTIEQNATRQPGLEITVRLDSGRLLAITQAADEPFNRGDRVRLLTGYDGTARIAHY; encoded by the coding sequence ATGAAAGCGCTTAAAACCATGGCGGTGGTCGTGATGCTGGCATCGGGTTTGATGCTGGGGGGCGGTTGCGCGTCCAGCCTGTCCGGCGGCGCTTACAGCCGCGCGCAGGCGCGCGGGGTGCAAGAAGTCCGGTTGGGTTATGTCGAAAGCGTGCGTGACGTGCTGATCGAAGGGACGCAGAGCGGGGTGGGTACGATGGGCGGCGCGGCGCTGGGCGGCTTGGCCGGCAGCAACCTCGGCAAGGGCAACGGCCGCGCGGCTGGCGCGATCGGCGGCGCGATCGTCGGGGGGCTGGTGGGCTCGACCATCGAGCAAAATGCAACTCGCCAACCCGGTTTGGAAATTACGGTTCGGTTGGACAGCGGTCGGTTGCTCGCCATCACTCAGGCCGCCGACGAGCCGTTCAATCGCGGTGATCGGGTGCGGTTGTTGACCGGCTACGACGGGACGGCGCGGATCGCGCATTACTGA